From one Nonomuraea polychroma genomic stretch:
- a CDS encoding NUDIX domain-containing protein has translation MTQTLENDHVEGGTVLRLLTRVWRSLGGRLQWRLVWLKHATFMVGVTGVVRDDEGRVLLLKHRLWPDGRQWGFPTGYAKRSETFEHTVEREVLEETGLTVKTGRLIRLKSGFSLRVEVAYEAVLTGGTLKLDPLEILEAKWCRPDQLPEGTQGSHRQLIELCSHL, from the coding sequence ATGACACAGACTCTAGAGAACGATCACGTCGAAGGGGGCACAGTGCTACGGCTGCTCACCCGGGTGTGGAGGTCGCTGGGCGGCCGCCTGCAGTGGCGGCTGGTGTGGCTGAAGCACGCCACGTTCATGGTCGGCGTCACCGGCGTCGTACGCGACGACGAAGGCCGGGTGCTCCTGCTCAAGCACCGGCTGTGGCCGGACGGCCGCCAATGGGGATTCCCCACCGGGTACGCGAAGCGGTCCGAGACGTTCGAGCACACCGTCGAACGGGAGGTCCTCGAAGAGACCGGCCTGACCGTGAAGACAGGCCGGCTCATCCGGCTGAAGAGCGGATTCAGCCTGCGGGTGGAGGTGGCCTACGAGGCCGTGCTGACGGGCGGCACGCTCAAGCTCGACCCGCTGGAGATCCTGGAAGCGAAGTGGTGCCGGCCCGATCAGCTGCCGGAGGGCACACAGGGCTCCCACCGGCAGCTGATCGAGCTCTGCTCACACCTCTAG
- a CDS encoding dipeptidase: MTPDQIESAVAASMPQAIEELKRLAAIPSVAFPGHPEEPVFAAAAVTEELLRSVGLPHVQQVAVEGSFPAIYGEAPAPPGTPTVLLYAHYDVQPAGDPASWRTPPFEPTLIDGRLYGRGCADDKSGIISHITALRAFQGRFPVGIKVIIEGQEEYAGERLEAFVERNPDLLRADAIVVADTGNPRVGDPAVTTSLRGMAAFTIEVRSLKEAVHSGSFGGAAPDALAALMRMLTALHDDNGDIRVPGLPRGSFLGHGPSEEEFRKTAGVLDGVSLVGSGSLADRLWSSYAITVTGLDVPTVSGAVNAVQPVSRARVTVRVPPAGDPKTTVNAVVEFLRQVAPWGVQVSFGDFTVGSGFQADSGGKARSALNRAMERAFGRPPRDVGAGGSIPLVNTLLKQFPAAEILLFGAEDEDAAIHAPNERVDLEELRKVATTEALFLQELSLPSALGI, encoded by the coding sequence TTGACTCCTGACCAGATTGAGAGCGCCGTCGCCGCCTCGATGCCCCAGGCCATCGAGGAGCTCAAGCGACTGGCCGCCATCCCCTCCGTGGCCTTCCCCGGGCACCCGGAAGAGCCGGTGTTCGCCGCCGCCGCGGTGACGGAAGAGCTGCTGCGTTCCGTCGGCCTGCCGCACGTTCAGCAGGTGGCCGTCGAGGGCAGTTTTCCCGCGATCTACGGCGAGGCCCCCGCGCCGCCCGGCACGCCGACGGTCCTGCTGTACGCGCACTACGACGTGCAGCCCGCGGGCGACCCGGCTTCCTGGCGCACGCCGCCCTTCGAGCCGACCCTGATCGACGGCCGCCTGTACGGCCGGGGCTGCGCGGACGACAAGTCGGGCATCATTTCCCACATCACTGCCCTGCGTGCTTTCCAGGGCCGTTTCCCCGTGGGCATCAAGGTCATCATTGAGGGCCAGGAGGAGTACGCGGGCGAGCGCCTGGAGGCGTTCGTCGAGCGCAATCCCGACCTGCTGCGGGCCGACGCCATCGTGGTGGCCGACACCGGCAACCCGCGCGTCGGCGACCCGGCCGTCACCACGTCGCTGCGCGGCATGGCGGCCTTCACCATCGAGGTCCGCAGCTTGAAGGAGGCCGTGCACAGCGGCTCCTTCGGCGGCGCCGCTCCCGACGCGCTGGCCGCCCTGATGCGCATGCTGACCGCACTGCACGACGACAACGGCGACATCCGCGTGCCCGGGCTGCCGCGCGGATCCTTCCTCGGGCACGGGCCGTCGGAGGAGGAGTTCAGGAAGACGGCGGGCGTCCTCGACGGTGTGTCGCTGGTGGGCTCGGGGTCGCTGGCGGACCGGCTCTGGTCCTCCTACGCGATCACCGTCACCGGCCTCGACGTGCCGACGGTGTCCGGCGCCGTGAACGCCGTGCAGCCGGTCTCGCGTGCCCGCGTCACGGTGCGCGTGCCCCCGGCCGGAGACCCGAAGACGACCGTGAACGCGGTGGTGGAGTTCCTGCGTCAGGTCGCGCCGTGGGGTGTGCAGGTGTCGTTCGGCGACTTCACGGTGGGCTCGGGCTTCCAGGCGGACTCGGGCGGCAAGGCCCGTTCGGCCCTGAACCGGGCGATGGAGCGGGCCTTCGGCCGGCCGCCGCGCGACGTCGGCGCGGGCGGCTCGATCCCGCTGGTGAACACGCTGCTGAAGCAGTTCCCCGCGGCGGAGATCCTGTTGTTCGGTGCGGAGGATGAGGACGCGGCGATCCACGCGCCGAACGAGCGGGTGGATCTGGAGGAACTCCGCAAGGTGGCCACGACCGAGGCCCTGTTCCTCCAGGAGCTCAGCCTTCCCTCGGCGCTGGGCATCTAG